ATAAAcatagggaaaaaagttgGCCTCAGAAAGCAAGTAAATGCAGAGGTGGATATTCTGTTCTACTTTGTAAGTACCTgcatttatttaatatactACAAGTCGTTAGCCTGCTTGTCTGTGCTGCTGAAGGAACAGGTAGATGAAATAGGTCACCTAAAAATACATGAAGCTTTTAGAACCCTTTTTGATGGCACAGAGAAGCGGGTTCTacaaatattaaaaattaaagaacaGGGAAGTTATACCATGTCTAATTTGTATAAAAGAACCATTGAAGATATGGTCCTTCAAAAAAACAACTTTTCAGAGCTATTCttattaaggaagaaaattttaaactcCCCCGATTATAATGATCTCATATTGAATACCCACATCTATTTTAGATACACTTTTACCCTCCTGCAAGAGGTTCACATGTTTCTTCTGAACCCTGTTATTCTTCACTACTTTTATGAAGTGAACCATGGGGGGTTGATCAGCTCGACCGATGTAAATCCCTTAAGCGGTCATAAGTCCGGGAATCTTTCCACAGAAAAAAACGTTCCACCTGCTAGCGACAAAATTGAGGAAGGACCAAATAGCAACAGTGATGACAACCCATGTGAGAAGCAAAACAATTTCGTAGAAGAAATGGAGTCATTTTTTCAGAAGGAAGAGACACACAATATAGAGGGTATCAAATATGACCAcaccaatttggaaaattattttaaatctCATGACCTCGTTTTTTTAATACTCGAACATGGTGTTTATCACATTCCCTTCCGCGTCCTGGAGAAGAATTCTCTCATTATTTTGCTCTATTCCTCTTTGCTATTTTTTGTggatgatttttttcaaataagcGTTCTACAGAATGACGACGAGTCATCCTTTTTGTCCAGCACCAGTGTGGGACTTTCGAAGGACTTCTTTTTGAATCCCTTCCAAATTGGGGAAAACCATTTGATAGCCCTCTTCAATTTGGTCATTCTGGTTATATAAGAAATGAATATGTACCTGGGTGGATGCCACTCCAGTTGGCAGTCGCTTTGTCTGGCACCTGGACATgctaatttaaaaaaaaaatagtttgCTTGTTCCTTATGTGAGCAACCTCATTTTTACTCCTACCACCCTGCAGCTGTATCTAGAAAACGAGGACATGATTAGCGGCGCCTTAGTAAAAATGAACTGCAACGAAAACGCAGAACGAACAGCCAACTTTGATAAAGGCATATTTTGCAATATAGTGAACAATGTAATTTTCAATTATGGTAAGTGATGTAAACGATTTTGGTGGAAAGATCTGCCCCCTCTGTTCAGGGGTCTCCTCCCTTCCATGTCGTTCTTTATCTGCGTGTACAGATAGaagcattcatttttacttcaACCCTCGCTTGGCCCTCTTCCCTatgcgcagaaaaaaaaaacctggTGAAGGAGTCCTTCTGCGGATGTCTCAGCTTCTTGCTGTCGGTCCTAAGCGTCAATTATGGAGGTACCCACTTTGTCCTTTTACACCTCCTCCCATTTTCCCCTAAATGCTTGCAGGGGGAGGTGGACATACATACACCGAGAAACGGCAGACACATGCACCTTGCAAATTTTTGCCTCTTAGACGTCCTCGAAAATTTGAAGATAACATACACCAGGACCAAGCACGTTAAACGGCTGGACGTCTGCAACAACATCATTAACACGTTTTTGTGACGGGTCAAGCTGGTCTGCGCTAAGCCTCTGGCGATGTGGCCATCACACGGATGCTAATGAAGTAGACCGCCCCCTTTCGATCCATATATCTGCCCATTTAATCGGGTTGGGGAAACACACGCGAAACgcttaaaaagaaaacatatCACCCCCTTTTCTCCTGAATTACACGTTAACTTTAAATGTAAACACTTGCTCACTTTATTTCGCTGCTTTTTTTACGATAAGTACATTTCGCTTTGGACTTCCCCCTTATAAATATATCATCCAAatgattttcctttttctctcaattttttttttttttcttttccctatGCATGTTGCTTAATGTGCCGTGAGATGATACAATGTTGTGATACccgaaaaaatataacagcGCAAACGTTAGGGAAAATTTCTTACATGAATGGACAGTGATATAAGCGTTTTATAAAGGTAGACCTTACTCAACGGGGCGGGAAAAAGTTATAAAATCTTCCTATAATGGTTCATGTTGGTTaccttcaaaatggaaaaaatgaaaaagaaaaaaattataaaaagatTAGGAGAAAGGtcccttcacttttttactCTTGTGCTATAAACTGGTCGACCCCAGCCGCGTCACCCGATTGGCATGCTTTTCCGCGATACCATTTTTAACCAATTTGTGAAGGCAAATTAACAGGCAAGCTACAAAGCAATTTGtaaaagctttttttttttttttttttcatttttttaatttattttagaAAAGTAGCTCTACCTTTGGACcatttcgaattttttttttctctcatttttcccattttcccccttttgcgtCCCACCCAGTcgtaaaagggaaaactcagagagaggaaaaaacactTTTAGAAGGGAACAAATTTCACATAGAGTTATTCCCACTGTTTGGCGATATCCCACAGAATTGGAACCTTCCACCCAGTGATTTTTCCGCATAATGAAAAGTTCCCCCTGCTCATCGTAAACCAGAAAGGGAGAACGACGCATAGAGGAAAGTCTCCTCAGAGAGACACACAAGTGCAGCATTTCTCAAAATAAAGATGCCCCAATTGGTGCCCGTTTACAATCAGGAAAAGTCGCTGAAGGAGCAGGATGATACGGAGCTAATAAAACATCGAAATTGGGACTTCGCCCACTCATTGGTGAAgttgaaaaagaaggggccTGACAACGACGGTGATGCACATGATAGCAGTGTACACCTAAGGTATGACACAGAATTGAGTgaaaaattggggaaagcTGCTTTGTTTCTCTTATGACCGCGTCGTCTGGTTAACCACCCCCCATGTGTCCAGCTACAACACTGTCACTCTTGATAAGCAAAACTTACCTCTACATGCTATGCAAACACGTTTCgtgttcacctttttttttttttttccccatcttCCATTTGCAGAAAAAGCAACAACCTCatgaaaaacgaaaaaggacTGTGGGTCCCAAAAAAGGGTATAGCGGGGggagataaaaaaggagaatctgaaaaaaaaaaaaaaaagcatattcGTAAGAAGCGAAACAAATCGAGTAGTGAATCTTCCTCAAATCATTCAAGGGTATCAAAATCGCCAAGCTCTTCACGAGAATCTTCTCAAAAGAAAAGACGAAGGAAGCGATCCGTCAGTTCAACGCCCATCAGAAAGGGTGCCAAAAGGGATTCTTCCAGTGCCAGTGCTGATTCAAAGCCTAGCACATATACGAACAGGACTAGTTCCAGCGAAAGTGGCACCAAGAGGTCCagcaggaagaaaagagagggaaaaaagaaaaaaattcataaaaaaagtaaaaggggGCACAGAAGTGATGACAACAACGATGATGATAGTTATGATGATGACCGAGGGagggaatacaaaaaagatGCAAAAGTTGCAAAAGAGGCAAGGATGCGCCGCacagagggaaaaagaaaaaaaaaatcgaaaggGGATGGCAGCGCTAGTGAAGAAGACGATACACATAATGCCGAGAACGGTGAGGAAAATGCCAATTCaccagagaaaaaaaacagctacgAACACAGTGACGTTGACGCAAATGGGAAGGACTCGATTTCCTCCGATAGCGACCTGAGCAAACTTCAATACGTTGACATTTCTGAGAAGGTAAAAAGAAGTAACAATAAATATGATACAAGAGGAGGGGAGGACAGCCAAAGTGATGACGAAAATTCGGAACCTAAAAAGGATAAGCGAGTGAACAGACATGATCGTACACATGGGCACAGTACCCGAACTCGACATGAGCATACGCACCATCGTGAGAATAGCAATGATAACAGGAAGGGACGAGGCTGGGAAGGAGGCAAAAGTAGCAGACACGAATCTTACAGATATCACCACAGAAAAGATGACGCGGATGGGAGAGAAGGGTCCCTACACGATCGAAGGAATTACAGACATATGGACAGGCATAGAGACAGGGATTGGGACTGGGATCGAGatggagaaaggaaaaggaaagaattggATTTCTCTGACCAGGAGAATGAAGCCAATTATAACCATAACAGGAAATATCACAGAAGACATTATGATCATCCCCATGATGAAAATGACCAGGGATATCATCCTAGGCAGAGGAGCCATTTGAATGAATGGGATCGACATGGATGGCCAGACAACAGAAGAGGACGCTACAGAAGAACACAACTAAGAGACAACTGCCATTACGAAACGGTTGaggaattgaaaaataaaagtatccccgattttgaaaaaagtgaagataAAGGGGAAGATACAAATGATAAACCAAGTGACGTAAGAACTGAAGAGAAGGCCAAATTGGAAAACGCAGAAATGTCCGATAGCGATGAGGATGAAATGTTGGAGAACAAGACAGTGGAAGAAATTGATAGGAAGCTTAAGGAAAAACttgaggaggagaaaattatGGAATCGCTGGGGTTGCCACTAGGGTTTGTTTAAGTCACGTCCCGTGTGGATGATTAGtaggtaaataaaaaaattccctaCCATTACATCATCCGGGGGACGGTGCGCAGATTGCTGCTTTGTGTTTGAAGATCTGTTTAAGGGTGAACTGTTAAAATATGAgtttgcacacacatgtgcgaGGAGGCGCATGCCAAAGAAGTACACTTGACGTGCATGTCAGAAGGTACACATAATTGCGCTGCCAGACGGTATGTCCAGACGAGCATACAAAGAGGCACATGCCAGAAGGTACACAAAAACGCGCGTGCAAAAGGCACATACGTACGAACGCCTCCCGGAACGGAGTCATCTTCCGGGGGGCtgacaaataaaaaaaacaaaaaacataGCAAATCTGCCGAACGGCCAAACACACTCGACTGCAAATAATTATGTGCGACCATTTCTCatgggcaattttttattttttttatttgaggCGGCACCGGGGGGGACGTACATGTGCCGGGGATGTTTTCGTGGGTAAGCGGGCATGGAAAGTGGATATAATATACTGATACAGGTGCGTCTACGCGGTGGGTAGGGCCCCAGCTGCGTTGCTTTTCCGCGCATTCTTCACCCGTTTGTTGTGCTtgtttgtgtaatttttttttttttttttttgttataagtatacttttttcccttgtttaTATGCTTTTCCACGCGAACCGACTGACGGTATGGTGAACTGCAACCATGGGGAAACGATAACCCGTTTGGATGCCCCATGAGGGGGGTTTGTGCTGGAATGGTGATGCGCTGGATGAATGCACAATGGCGGATTTTATCCCTCCATCAATACCTGTAGGAGTTACTCTTGTAGGGGCCATCTTTGGTGACGCCCAAGAATTCGCACTGCTTGTCGTCCAACTGCGTTAGAGAAACATTGAGTTTCTTCAAATGGTAAAGGGCAACCTTTTCATCGAGCTGCTTGGGCAACAAGTAGACTTTATTCTGATACTTGGAGCTGTTTCTACTTTCCCACAAATCTAGTTGTGCAAAAACTTGAttacaaaaggaaaaggacatTACAAAAGCAGGATGGCCAGTAGCGCATCCAAGATTTAAAAGTCTTCCCTTAGCAAGGACGATAATTTTGTTCCCATTAGGAAGGGTTACTCTATCTACCTGTGGCTTCACATTCTCAATATGTATTCCCTTACAATTAAACAATTCGTTAACCTGTATTTCATCGTCGAAATGTCCAATGTTTCCCACCACTGcattgtttttcattttcagtAGGTGCTCTAATTTAATTACATCAACATTGCCTGTACAGGTTATGAAGAAATCTCCTTTCTCTACAATTTCGTCTAGGGTAACTACATTGAAACCTTCCATAACAGCTTGAATGGCACAAATGGGGTCAATTTCCGTGACGTATACTCTTGCACCTAAGCCTTTCATAGAGGACGCACAACCTTTTCCTACATCTCCATATCCACATATGACAACAATTTTTCCTGAAATGAGGAAATCCGTTGCGCGCATTAATCCATCTGGCAGGGAATGTCTGCAGCCGTATACATTATCATACTTCTGCTTCGTCACTGCGTCATTTACATTTATGGCTGTAAAAAGGAgttcgttatttttttccatttttttcaatcttaGCACTCCTGTTGTGGTTTCTTCAGACACTCCGATAATTTTCTTGGCaatttttgtccattttttggGGTTCTTAAGAATGGACTTTTTTAACAAACTGAggaaacatttttcttcttcattttttgcagacTCCGGGTCaggtaaaattttcttctcttcataCAACTTTTCATATTCAACACCTTTATGTACTAACAGCGCTGCATCACCACCATCGTCAACGATGAGATCTggtccttcttcattttcccaCGTCAATGAACTTTCTACACACCACCAATACTCTTCCAACGTTTCCCCTTTCCACGCAAACACTACTACATTTTCCAACGTGCTCACAGCGGCAGCTGCGTAGTCTACCGTCGAGTATATATTACATGAGCACCACCTTATTTGGGCTCCTAACTTTTGTAGTGTCTCAATAAGCAGTGCACATTCAACCGTCATATGTAAACAGCCAGTTATTTTCGCACCTTTAAGGGGTTTCAACTTTTCGTACTCCTCTCTGATGGACATAATTCCCGGCATTTCATTTTCGGAGATCTGCATTTGGAGCTTCCCAAAGGGGGCCAAGCTCAAATCTTTTACCTTGCTCTTGTTTTCATACATTTTGGAGGAGAAATGGTGGAgtgtttagaaaaaaaaaaatcctttttagcttcttcttctgttatGATGTTAATAATGATGAAGTggctttattttattttattattttattttttttgccgcttCCTTGGAGGAACTACGCGAGGGAAATGGGAAAACGCATTCGTGTGGAGAAATAAACGCGCAACACATTCATAAACGTAGGATATATCTACATGTACGTGCAAATTTGTGTGCATTCCAAAGTGAGAATATCAgtgggaaataaaaaaaaaaaaaatacctatTGGTCGAAAAGTGGAGGAAGTTGCCTAAGCCAATTTTAGCGCTCGCCAAATTGAGGGATTAGCGTTGTATTCGGTTGCTGCGAATTTGGTAAAGTACGCATTCTCGCGTTGTAAAGTGGAAGCGcgttgttttttctctttgcaTTTGGGTAGCATACTTTgttgttttaaaaagtttcCCTTTggtgaagataaaaaaaaaaaaaaaaaaaaaaaaagcatatgtAGGGTGACCCGACTGTATGGTGGGGCATtataatattcttccttcccagGTGCTATATCCCCCAAACGGTGAACAcatagattttttttttttctccttatttaaTCTTCTCTACATAGAAAAGCACATCACAATTGGTTGCATTTAAGACTGACAAAGAGTTATTCCAGAATGCTCTCAGCGTAAACCCCGCGTTTCCGTTTCTCGCGAAGAGGTAGCCCAGATGCCCAATTTTATAAAACAGTTGCATTTGGCTGAAAAATGCAATACATTTAGGTAAATGGAGTATGCACAGTTACGTTAGGGGTAACCCTTTTGTCCCCACGTTCCTCCCAccggaaaaggaaaataacgCGGGAATATTTCCCCCTCGCGGAGTGTATTATATACCAAAGAGCACCCTCGAGGGATGAATACTACATTcagcatatatgtgtatacagtATGCCTGTTTAACAAATCCTATGCAGTGCTGGGAGCCAATTCAGGGCAACACAAAGTAGGCCATATTGGGGGAGCAAACAAAAGGTGTGTGCTTCTTGCTGCCACGTGGAAAGTAACGTATatcagttaaaaaaattggaacttTTACAAgtagatatttttttttttttttttttctaaacagGGCAAAGAAAGGCAAACTGCTACATTTACTCCTTTGCCAGTTGTTTAGATAAGGCCATACTCCGTTTAAGCCAATTTAagattctttttctttttttcactttttgtgggaagggaaagaagaaatgcttCACCGGAAAAGTCCCCACCGGCATTACCCGCAGCAGCCGCGTTTTCCTGCACCGTCGTCCCCAATGCTACACACGCGAATAGTGCAGGGGAGCCCATAACTGCAACGAATCGGAGGAGGTGAAAGAGGCCCCACGGTGACAACAGAAGCAGCAGTAGCGTAGATGCGTAATAGCCGCTACAACGGCGAAGCAGAAAATGCCAAAACGCACCCATGCAACCGTAACGAGCATAATCCTCCTTCTACTTCACGTCCTTCCACAAAATGCGGGTATAAAAATTAAGAGACTGAGCGATGCATTTAATTTTATCGAACCAGCCATCTGGAAAGGCACCTCCAAATATGAAATAAATCCCAATCTTCACCTTGTGCGGAGAATAGAGAAAGGGAATCTCCTTAAGATAAGGAGTTCCCCAAATGGAGAGCACACACAAGGTAGTAACACTTCAGCCATTGGTGAAGAAAATGCTCTGCTGGAGGAGCAGCACAGGGGGAATAATGTGGTGAACAATCATAATCATGTGTCGAACTACCAACAGGGGGAACCCCCCCCAAGGGGAAGCCCCCCCTTAGAAGGGCAAAAAGACAAAAGAGAGTACCTAAATGGGGAAATATtaaacgaagaagaaataaatgaaaacatGAGGTTTCAGCAATGGAGTGACCGATTGCAATTTTCGGAGGAAGACAGTTTCTGCTATGACGTAGCACACGAGTGTGTTAGTACAAAAAAGTACTATAAAATATATCAGGTGAATTCTAACTTTTACAAAAGGGAGTTCATGTTGAGTGAAAGGTCTTCCGTGAATTTGACCCCATTTTTGAACAAGAGGGAGAGCGAACAGGCGTGTCAATCGCTGACGAAAAATTTTAGCGGAAAAATGACGTATGATATGTTCGTGGGGGGAAAGGGGGGTGCGTCTAGTGAGGCGGCAACAGGTGAAGCAAGCAGCTGTGACGAGAGGAGTGGAGGCTGCCCTTCCCAAAGTAGTTTAACGCAAAATAGCGAAGCCGCTGGTGGAGTCTCTTACGAGGAAATACCGCTGAGCGAAGAGCAAGTGGGGCAACTGTCCGACATAAACTTCGCACTCCGGGCGAACATGCTTTTCCCGACGGAGTCGTTACGCAGCTCCATATACATTGGGAAGGAGGCGTTCAATGACTTTCTCGAAAAGGGAACGGAGTCCATCAAGTTAGCCATGAACAAGCACTTGCATCACTACTATAGACACAACCTGAAGAGTAACTTGGACGACAAAATCTTCCTCATGTATATTCTGaggtatataaaaaattacattttaaaaatagtaTACAAAACATTCCAAGTTAAATTAAGCAACGAAATGGAGATAGAAAATGACTCCAATGTACAGCCAAGTGGAAGCAACAAAATTATAAGTAGCGAAACGTACATAGAGCTAGCATCAGAATTTGAAGAAatcataaatatattaacacattttattgaaaaaatgaaagaaatgtttaaaattCGAGAAAAAGAATTGGAAGATTATTTGTccaagaggaaggaaattataaattattcAACTCCATATGTTTTacaaaataatgaagaagcagaaaaacatattatgaacatgtggaattattttaattttaaaattttcaacaatGAATTGCCAAATTTTGACTCCATAAACTTCTTCTGGATAACGGACAAAGTGGagaaactgaaaaaaattccaaataTGAAAATGTACAGAATTGGAAATAagcactttttaaatttacccAATGTTATGTTCCACTGTGCTTTGAAAAcgtccccccttttattaaATTACACCATCTTAAAGGTCATGTATGAGTATCAGAAATTATTGTGTGTGGATATTTTACCTTTTAAGGAAGTAAAGAATTATAAtatgtccaaaaaaattgatgagaagaaacagaaaattaTCAAGTTCGTTCATGGGATTGCTGGTTTATTGGAGAATATGgacttccatttttatgcgcCCTATTTGGGGGACCTCAATTTGGACAACGAGGAGGCAGCCAAGTTTTACTCCTACGTTAAGGACATCAATGGGGATGACAGGAAGATGTTCCGTCCTTTGGAATACAACAAGGagctttccttttccccggGGGGGGACAACTTGGATGACAACAATGTGAACACCACTAATGTGAATGGCACAAACGGGGAAGTGGCCAACCGGGAAGTGACCTACCGGGAAGTGACCAACCGGGAAGTGGCAAACCTGGAAGACTTTCCCCCGGATGGTATCCCCCTGGATGATGACGAGCCCGACCAGGACGACCTCACAATGCTGCTCCTTAAGTCGAACGCCGTCAGCGATATTAATCGAGCCATCCAGTTGGCCACCAACGTgtacaggaagaaaaacgtCGGGCACCTGTGGGGTAGCCCTGCGGACGTGACAAGCCCAGAAGCGAACGAAGCAGAAGTGAGGAACGCGCTAAGAGTAAGAGCAGACACTGGTAAAACCAACGCAGGGACCCCTCACCAATTGAAGGAGAACAGCCCAGCATTGCAACGGTTCAGAATACCGCTGAATGAATTTGCGTCCTCCCTCTTCCTATGCGATGTGAACAACTGCACGAAACTTCTAACACAGGGGATCGAAAAATTGAAGCAGTTAAAAGAGTTCGACTTAACCTACGTACATAACGCCCTGACGTATGCGTGCATGCGGTTTTTACACGAAAGCGGTaacgaaaatgaagatgTGGAGagccttttaaaaaagtatgaaaaaaaggaaaaggtagAAACGACCAACAATATTATGACGCTGCAAATGATGGTGGTCATAGGGGAACTCTTCCGAAACATCAGGAAAGCGAGGACCAAGGAGaagtacttttttaaaagaatccTACAGACAGACGTCATTACAGATATATACAAAGACGTCAGCGTGTACGATGAACATATGaatattaacaaaatggattACGTGATGAATAATTTGAAAATTGCATACCCTATGAAAAGCAACATTATGTTGACgcgaaaaaatagagaagaGATTGCCTACTATTTTTTGAACTACTACACCAAGTACCTTTTCCGTTTTGATTTGCCAAACAATgttgtaataaaatttacgGATAAAATATCTGGGCTAAGTTTTTACGATTACAATTTTGACTACGTATCGAATGATGTGGtcatttatatacacaacgATGTTACTAACTCGTTCGTGCTGTCCAGGGTCATCCTAGACGAATGCCTGAACGTGTATGAGAAGTACACCACGTATGTGCACAAGTATGGCGGGAATACAGATAGCAACACGGTCAAGGAGGCCAAGAGCAAgctaaaaaaggagggggatcCGAACGATGAGGCAACCACGCAGGGAAATAGcattgaaaggaaaaatgatcAGTCAAGAAGTAACCAATCAAAGGATGACGCCAAGTGGGAGGAGGAAGTTCTGGAAGATGAAGACCCAgacgaggaagaaatgaataaCCTAGATGCGGAAGAGGAGGACATCGACGCAGATAATATCAACTTGGACAACATCAAAGAGGTGGATAGCATAGCAGAATCGTCAACCGAGGGTGACGCAGATGACCAACCTGTGGACGACGAACATGTGGATATCTTCAACTACGCCAAAATAAATCGAATAAAGCAGTTCATTCGGTTTGTAGTCGAATACAACCAGTGGCCCTTCTTCCTAGATGAGACGATCAACCTGGATTCGTACCTAAACGGGGAAGAGCTAGACATGCTAAAGAACGTAAAGCATTATAACAGCCTAAATAACTTTTTCGTAAAACTGAAAGAAGCAAACATAGACAAGAAGCGAATCATGGAAATTATACAAAGTGCcataaaaagggaggacTGCAAAGACACAtgggaagagaagaaaatccCCCTCAAACATATCGTCTCTGCATTATTCACAAATAACTACATTAATCTATTTAAGGTTTTCCAAAGAGGCATAAAGG
The Plasmodium coatneyi strain Hackeri chromosome 10, complete sequence DNA segment above includes these coding regions:
- a CDS encoding Adenosylhomocysteinase: MYENKSKVKDLSLAPFGKLQMQISENEMPGIMSIREEYEKLKPLKGAKITGCLHMTVECALLIETLQKLGAQIRWCSCNIYSTVDYAAAAVSTLENVVVFAWKGETLEEYWWCVESSLTWENEEGPDLIVDDGGDAALLVHKGVEYEKLYEEKKILPDPESAKNEEEKCFLSLLKKSILKNPKKWTKIAKKIIGVSEETTTGVLRLKKMEKNNELLFTAINVNDAVTKQKYDNVYGCRHSLPDGLMRATDFLISGKIVVICGYGDVGKGCASSMKGLGARVYVTEIDPICAIQAVMEGFNVVTLDEIVEKGDFFITCTGNVDVIKLEHLLKMKNNAVVGNIGHFDDEIQVNELFNCKGIHIENVKPQVDRVTLPNGNKIIVLAKGRLLNLGCATGHPAFVMSFSFCNQVFAQLDLWESRNSSKYQNKVYLLPKQLDEKVALYHLKKLNVSLTQLDDKQCEFLGVTKDGPYKSNSYRY